In Desulfobaccales bacterium, the sequence TCAATTTGCTCATGAAGACCTGGGAGGGCATGTCGGAGAAGGTGTAGGTCTCGTTGAAGTTGACTGTGGGCAGGAACCGGGCCCGGGCCTTGGCGACGTCTGCCTCCGCAGTTTCCATGGTCATGCCCGCGGCTTTGAGCGCCGGGTTGTGCTGCAAGGCCAGGAGCATGGCCTCTCCCAAGGTAAGGGACGGAGCGGCGGCCAGGGCGGTAGCCCCCCAACCGAGAAAAGCCAACAACAGGATAAGTGTGCGCAGCCTCATACCTTCCTACCCGAATATGCTGGCTATTATAATGGCCCTCTTCGCCGCTGACAAGCTTGATCGCCATTAATTAAAAGAAAATACGTGCAAAATTCTGCCTTGCCGGAAAGATTCACCTTGATGGAGAAAATTGCCGGTTTGGGGGCCACAGGCTTAAGTTTGATTTACAGATTCCGGGGCCTATGGTATGGATGAGGAGGTCAAACACGGACCAATTCAGCCGGAGAGGCAGGCATGCGGACTTTTCAGGAGATCAAGGACAACTACCGGTTTTCGGAGCCGGACATCGAGATTTTAAAAAGCCTCTTCCCTATGCTGGAGCCCCACGCCGACCGCATCGTGACGGACTTCTACAACCTGTTTCTGCAAATCCCCGACACCGCCAGGTTTCTGAAAGATGAGGTCAAGTTGGCGAGGCTCAGGACCCAACACCGGGATTGGCTGCTGGCCATGTTTCAAGGCCCTTACGATGAGCGCTACTTCCAACGCCTCCAGCGGGTGGGCCATGCGCACGTACGCATCGGTCTGTCGGCCCACTTCGTCTATGTGGGGATGAACCTGATCCGGCAGGACCTCCACCAGATTATCCATACGGAAGTGGACCCCCGGCAGCGGGAGAGCGCTTTCAGTGCGGTGGAAAAAATCCTTGACCTGAACCTGGATATCATTGCCCGGACTTACCACGAAGAAGAGATTCGCCGGGTCTTCCTCTCCCAAAAGCTGGACTCCTTGCTGATCCGCTTCTCCCAGCGCTTTACCTTCGGCCTCAACATCCTCCTGGTGGTGGGCCTCCTGGGCCTGTCGCTGGGGGCGGTAGGCCTCGTCGTGCAGGACGTGATCCACATCGCCCAGGGGAATCTTTCCCACGGCCTGGTGAGCGCCATGGGCTCCGTGCTTATCCTGTGGGTGGTCATCGAGTTGCTGGACATGGAGATCGACCGCCTCAGGGGCGGCGCCTTCAAGCTGCAACTCTTTGTGGGGTTAGCCCTGGTGGCCTTTATCCGGAAGGTGCTGGTGGCATCG encodes:
- a CDS encoding protoglobin domain-containing protein; the encoded protein is MRTFQEIKDNYRFSEPDIEILKSLFPMLEPHADRIVTDFYNLFLQIPDTARFLKDEVKLARLRTQHRDWLLAMFQGPYDERYFQRLQRVGHAHVRIGLSAHFVYVGMNLIRQDLHQIIHTEVDPRQRESAFSAVEKILDLNLDIIARTYHEEEIRRVFLSQKLDSLLIRFSQRFTFGLNILLVVGLLGLSLGAVGLVVQDVIHIAQGNLSHGLVSAMGSVLILWVVIELLDMEIDRLRGGAFKLQLFVGLALVAFIRKVLVASLTSHDLWTEGLYLAGILVCGSIFWLVSRAENSKR